In Pangasianodon hypophthalmus isolate fPanHyp1 chromosome 1, fPanHyp1.pri, whole genome shotgun sequence, the genomic window TAGCTAACTCTGACTAGCCAGCATCAAAGCTCAAAGTGAATACAtacatttagaaatattttatggTGAAATTAGTAATATTATCTTCAGTAACAAAGCAATAAACGATAAAGACTGGAaaggaaattttttaaaaaatcatgagaACAACATGCATACCATTCTGCTGACATATTCATATTGCAACATACATTTTCATGGGACTTGCCCAGTCATTTACTCTCAACAAATGTGAGCCTAAcagaagtataaaaaaaaatcacatagtatacaaaagatgaaagaaaaacaaggaagTATTGCGCATGTGTATAGTAGGCCAAAAATTACACAAAGAATTGAGAAATAGCAAACAGTGGTTTGTATTCAGTTTAAATGCAGTGTATGCATGCGGtgtcttttcatttattattagtctgtGCACAAGATATGCTTAATTCAAGCGTTAGTGCAAATGCatgaatgttttctgtaaaacacatcacactttttctgtAAGAGTTACTTTTTGGTgtgatatacatacatacatacatacatacatttatttggAACAACCCATTAATGCATTTTGACATACAATATGCTCAGGAACAAAACCGATGAAGAAACACATCAAAAGTGCTTAAATACTACAAACCTCAAATTAGTCACACCAACATTTTATCAACTTAACCAGCCTTGGATCATAACTTTCAGATACAATGTCTTGCCAAATATGTGTTCTCCTGGCCAATAATTTAGTCCAATACAACAAAATTAAGTCTTTTTTGGGAAATGAACGTATCTGGCCACAGAGCACTTCGATGTTTATGGAGGAATTGGTCTGAGGTGTTTTATAGGTTGTAATCATATACTCTAACTACTCATTATTAACTCTCTCTTAATGGTCAGAGAGTAGTTCTCCTGAACCAGGACAAATAAAGAATGGATGGATTATGTCTCTATAATAATTACTACATCCCTTGTTTGTAGTCCTAGGATGAGAGAGCTCTGGTGGTTTATCTAAAGCATTGCTTAAGCACTACTGTTGCTGAATGGAAAAAATGATGGACTGCTTTCCATCCCAACAAAGTAAGCAGTGCAGCTAAGGAATCTGCAGTTTGATGAATGCAGAGTGAGACACGTAGCACTCTGAGATGAGACTGTGTTCTCTGCTTTGAGGTTAAAAAGACCTACAATGATGGCATAAAGTTACATAAAGTGAAAGCACAAGGGGTAAGCAATGCTAACTAGTAAGGCACAATTCTAAGACTGATTTCTAACAAGTATGATCTTGCATTGTACCTCTTTGGCAAACAAGGAAATTCTTAGACAAACAAACTTATCTTTGACTTACACCTTATCTGccaaaatgttttgtgtgtgtttaagaaaaCCACCCTGACTGAATATCAAATGAGGATATTGTAATCACCACAGCTTTTGCTGAGCcaatcagtatttcagtatttgtgAAAACTCCATGGACTCTGTGAGTCTGTAAGCATGGAGACATGCATGTacgtacacgtgtgtgtgtgtgtgtgtgtgattggtaAAATGGAGAGAGGCTCTATAGATTGCTGTTGCATTCACGGCACAGGATCTCATCCCTCTCAGGAAAGAAACCAGCTCCTACAAGTGACACAGAACACCGGGTGCAGGTGAAGCAAGACTGGTGCCATTGCCGCTCCTCGAATGAAATGTACTTCCCTCCACCAAaacctgagaacacacacatgcatgagcCAAGCAGTCacaacaaaaacatatataatcaTTCCATCATAAGGATGTATATTTACTCTGATGTACCTGTGATTGGTTTGCTACAGGCCTCACACTTCTTAGCATAGAGGTTTCCAAAACACTTAAGACAGTAGGGGCGGTCGTCTCGGGAGGTGAAGTGCTGGCCAGCTAGCTGCACTTTACAGCCTGCACACAAAAAGCACTCCTTATGCCACGGCTCATCGCGGTAGGTCACACCCCCTTTGGCCAAGACctaaaacagacagacaaacagacagttTAAATAAGATTTTGTATAAAAGGACTCATAAATTATATTTGGCATGGGACCAAATTTCTGCAGAGCAAATACTGTTTGGACCCCCTCCTCAACAAACAGTTCGAAATTGTTACATTAtgttgatttacatttttaagtttaaaaatattagatCTGTGTTTCTTGTGCACTACCTGAGGTATAACATAATTGCTTTGTACAccttatgtagtgcactacatacagTTCATGCCCTGTGATATTCAGCCACTGAAATAAAGTGGTGgaaacacagagctgaaagTTTCATGGTAAAATTACATCTCTGTTTTTACAGACTTACTTGAGTAAGCTTAAAGTGTATTCCTCATTAAAACTGCTCTTACAAGCTGCTCTTATatgtacaatttattttttaaaaatgacaaataatagTGGTGataagaaaagataaaaaataaaatgtaaatgcaatttAAGGTAGTGTATCAATCTGCTGTTGATGTGACTTGGTATAGAGAGAGCGCCTCCACTTTTCACTACTCACTCTTTCACAGATGCTTACTCCCTGCTCCTTCCCCAAAACTTGTCCTAACAGCATTCGTCTTTTTCCAGTCTCATATCTAACtattgcatttttgtctgttcaCATGAATGTTTTTTGTACTGCGTCTACTCTAATGATGtcatgtgcacacacaaacaaacactccAGTGCAAGAGAGTATCAGCTATACTGCATGTCCTTATACAGCTTAGTAGGTCTTGTTTGTAGGACAGTGTTTAATACGTTACCCTATTTAATAGATTCTGTATAATTATGAGACATTTTCGAGTATGGGACTGGGTCAGAGCTGTGGTGAATTCAGAGtctattctgggaacactgggcatgaggtgacaatacaccctgaatgggtaGAGCaccatgtatacacacattcatacactcattcacaccaaggggcaatttatagctgccaatccacctaccagcaagTTTTTGAGAAGTGTGACGACATCTGAGAACCTGGAAAAAACCCATGCGGAAATATGGGATGTtaccagagctcaggattgaaccagggaccctagagctgtgatGTGACAATGCTATATATTCTACCAGTGAAGGAAATTAGTCTCTTAAGCATATGTACATAACAGCAGGCTTGCTTTTCAGAAAAGGCATTAGAACATTTTTAGAAAGCTGTTAAGCATCTCAgaatcccagggaactcagtgTGTGACAGCTGAAATCCTGAGGAGGAATTTAATTTGGGTTGATTAGGTATTAGTAATGCATGGGAAAAATTCTTGAAGCCTGGGTGCTGCTTTACTAACTACTTACTGATACTAACCTGTTTGCATCGAGTGCAGCGAGGGGCAAACTTGTTTTCATAGCAAGGAACACAGTAGTGATCATCCTTATCTGGGATAAAGGACTTGGAGCCAATAGGCTGCTTACAGCTGCTGCAAATGAAACAACCCTCGTGCCATGTGTTGCCGGCATACTCCAGCTTCCTAGTAcctgagacagaaagaaagagttcAGCGAGTTTATTCTAATTATCTGCACACAAAGAAAGCGGCTCTTACAATACACCAATATACTTTTAATCTAAACAAAATGGCCTCATTCCTCAGGGCTTCAAGTGCAGCAAATGCTCTTCAAAAAGCAGTTCCACTGtgatcacataaaaaaaaagataaaacaaggATTTCTAGTGACAGTATAATGACCTGATAATATTATGCTCAATAAGTGACCTTCAAAGTCTGCTAGGTGTTCACAGGTTCTACAGATGAAAAGGGCAGCTGAGGGTTTCTTCAGCAAGGCCATATGAAAGAGCTCAGTATAGCTTTTCTCTGCAAAGGGAAGATAGAGGACATAATCCTCCAGGCTTTTTTGAAGAAATATTCAGCTGGAACATGGCTTTTGACTCGGTGGGAAGAGTACAGAAGGAGTCATTTTCAGTCAAGAACCCATGGGGTGAAATTAATCTGAGAAAAGTGAATACGCTTTGGTATGCAATGTGTGTTTAAGTGAATTTCTGTAACATAGAGAGTATTGTTTCTGACTTGCTTTTCCCACATCACAGACAGAGATCCTGACCACTAACTATGTGTCTTTCTGCAAAATGAAAGCCTTGGTGTAAGATGCATGAAACAAGTTTTGCTCTGTTGGAACAAAGTAATGTCTTTATATGTTTACATTCTAGACTATTACTACAGAATTGCACAAAACTGAATGacctgttttgtgtgttttggaaaTTAGAAAAAGGTCATAACATAGAAAACTACagaattcttttttattaaCGAGAAAACAAAACCCTTATTTACTCATGGAACCTTTTCCTATTTTATTACTCTTTTTCCTGGATGATACAGCCTTGATGAAATAGCTTACAGGCTTATCTCCTTCTCTCATCAGATGTTTGGCAGACTGCCATGCACAAAGATTTGGCTGAGAGACAGCAAGATCGGCACACTGGCAATTACTGTCATATTTTGCCTTTATGCTGACTGCTTaaatttttgtctctctttctagaACTGGATCTTTTCCATCTCTTCCTCCTACTTGCAATTTTTTCCTTAGCCAACAGCTCTTGTTTGTGATTTTACCTGCATCACCCTGCTCATGAATGGCTGCCTCCCCTAAACAGAGGATTATGCATTTATACTCGTAAACTCAGGGTTTTTAAGGTTTGTACTCCTTGTCCCTGGGTTACTGAAAAGTGCTATGCAGATAAAcgatgatgacgacgatgatgagatttttattattatctttcatcttgagattattattattattcatcttcTGTTCCGCTCCACCCAGAGATAGCAGTCTATCGAAGGGcaccatgttcacacacattcaaaagTGGTAATTTAGAGTAGGCAATTCACATACTAGGATGTTTTTGGAGTGTGGGAAGAACcccggagaacccggagaaaAGCCACACAAACATGAgtagaacatgtgaaactccacagagATAGAGCTCAGGATTataccagggaccctggagttgtgaggtggcaatgctaactgctgcaccactgtgctgccccttcttcttcttcttcttcttaatattattattaaggaaAAGTCTGCACTGCCTGAGTAGATCTGGCTGACACAAACAAAAGATCTGACTCATGTACAGACTAAGTGCTTGATGGGTTCTTACCAGGCATGACAGTCTTGTCACAAGCGACACATTTGGAAGAGAATTCGTTGCAGTAACAGTCGTTGCAGAGCAAAGCATCATCCTGGCTGGTGAAGGGCTCATCAGCCAATGAGCGGTCACAGCGGAAACAGCGGAAGCAGTGCTCATGGTAGTGCCTATCTTCATAGAACAGCTCctgcacacaaacatgcacacacacacaaacacacacatgaattggGTGATGATAATATTCAAATTATGTGTCATATGTTTCATGTGTTGTAATGTTCCGTGGGTGAAAATTATTGACATACAAGCGTACTGAAATTTGCACAAAACTGGttaacaaatgtgtttttttctaagAGGCTAACAATAGCAGATTATTATCTAACTAAAGACATTTCCAATGACATTAAAATTTTCCAGAGATAATGTGCAAATCAGCAGCACATGGATGATTTTATTGCACCTGGTCTATGCATGTGtaaaaaatatgcaaacagACAGGAATGTACTATAAAGACAAATATAGTTTATTGCCTCCTGTCCCTCAGTGTCATTAACTTATCAGCCTGTTCAGTGTAAGTCCAAATCTCCAGATTTCAATTTCCTCCATGACTTTAGAATCATTTCCTGACTAATGCTTACTATGCACTAAACGATCTgctttggcagatgctcttttCATTTAAAAGGGATTAAACCTGTAGGTAAATTGGTTCAAGGGGATTACGCAGTTCATTTTGGTCATGGAAATGCTGCCTAATGTTTTAATCATTACTGTTTTAATCATTACTGTTTTGACTGAggttattggggaaaaaaaagctaattataATAGATAGCTGTGATCTATTCTAGCTCAAAGAAACTGTCTGATGTTGCGGAGTCTCTGTTAATTATAGGGGCCTCCTTTGGAGGTACAAAACAGTAATTTTCAATTTGTTGTTGAAAACCCACCCTTGCGTCATGGCCTATCAGCTCCTTGCACTCATCGCAGGTGTTGGCAAACAGGCTGTCGTAGCAGGGGATGCAGTATGGATTCTCCTCTGCCTGGATGTATTTCCTTCCGTACAGGGATTCTTTGCAGTTGTCGCAATCAAATCGCTCACTCATGTTTCCCTGGTCAATGTCAGTCTCTGTAAAATATAGACACACAGATAAACAAGGTTGAGCTGTTTACAATATATGTGTAATGGAGCAGGtgggaaggagagaaagagctCTCCCCCATTTGACTTTGCACATAATGCCCATTAACTTTTATAACTCTGTGATAGAAGGCCAGGTATACAGAGAGAGCTGCTGTCAAAAGGAACTGACACTCAGTAACTCTATAAAATCTCCCTTCCTTACCGTCATCACTAACTTTTGCATGAAGTTTTGAATAAAATAgttgtaaaaaacaaaacagctgaATATTTCCACAGTAGAATGATAAGAAAATTAGTACCCGGCTGCTGAAGGTACAAACAATTCCTTTCCGcatgtgtaaatatttagaGAAAAGCATTTAGGCAGTGATGCACAGACCACCTACTGTATATAGAAGATGAGCAGATGAGTAGGAAGTATACAGACAAAGACTTTTTACATAAAACATACATACCACACATTTACACCTATTTTCACACCACAAACCATAAACTAACATGACCTTATCACAAACTAATATTGTTACAGCCTTGTATTAACAGGATCAGGTTaccaaaatatcacaaaaaagcTGATGGAGAGCTGTATGTGAAATAATATGCTCCTTGGGCAAGGTTGTCTATTTTCTACCACCCAGTAATGATGATAATCACAGccacaaatgaaataaaggaGCGGTCCTTACAGTCTGTTTGCACTGCCTGTCTTACACAAGACCTCAGGGATCATGTAATCACTAACTAGAGGATAAAAGGAAGCCAACACAGCTTCTCTGTTTCCTCTTGTCTCTTCTCAGATgacaaaatgagtgtgtgtctgggtAATTCAGATAAAAAGGGTATCCCTAAGATTAATAAACAATCAGCTGACATGCTTTTTTACTACTATGACACCACTTACTCTTTCAAAAGAGGTGCTTTAAAAGCTCCTTCACACTACGGTGACCCATAAATTAGGGCACATTAGTGTTGAGCACCATAGCCTGAGGCCGCCTTTGCCTTACATCATTAAAAATCTACTAATGAAAAGCTGTGGGGCCTTTCAGGTTGTTACACTCTTCGCTAAAATCAAACCATTTTAACCAGCTTATACATAGCTAATAGCTTTGAAAAATGATTCAGCAATTCAgcaaaaaagtaaattattagaattacttaAATTCTTTAAGTTTTGGTTCcaggaggactagtggttaggccacagtgctctcaccgctgcggcccgggttcgattagccagggaaccgaccccagccactggggtttcATGctacagtgcgctctcagtgccggtcccaagcctggataaaattggggagggttgcatcaggaaaaACTATGCCaaaatcaaatacgtggaccaatgatccactgtggcgtcCCCTGACGGGAGCAAAGCAAATTGtggccaaataaaaaaaattactactaattttttttcagtgtatacatgcttttatttcatcttgTCTCAACTGTAATGCCTTGTATATAGGTGTTAATAAGTTAACATGTTTAGCCACAGAATGTAGCTATTCCACAGCCCCGGCTAAACCTCAAGGGAAACTGTGCCATTACAGTCGCTGCCCCAAGGCAGTGCAATAGCTTACTGCTGGACATTACGTCTGTGACCATGGTTACAGTTTTAAATCAAgacttaaaacattttctttttatgcaTGTACAAAAGTGAGTGCCATCAGTTTCTCGGTGTCTCAGCCATTATAATAACTGTTGGTACGAGTGGAATCACTGATGAGATCAGAGACAGTTTCTCAGCAGCTGGGCTGCACCTGGGATTCAACCAAACAGCCATCTGGAACTCTGATCATGACTCAACGTTGTGCCGCTAATGTGGTTACCTTGAGCTTTGATACTGTCTGATCTTGTGAGCCAGTCTTATGTACTGGTTAAACTTGCATGgatgagaaacaggaaatgTCAATCTGTAAGAACAGAGGGATGAAGTGTTATAAATGACTGTAAATAAATGACCTAATGCATACGGGGAGTATCTTTTGCCTTTTTTGCAATTTTATAGATAGCGTAAGTAAATTTATATTGTGCTCTTAATTACTGGTGTTCAGGATGAATGCATGCTCTACAAACTCTACATTCCAACTGCAAGTATATTTATGGCCTTAGGGGACAACTAGGCTTAAGATATAATAACTTCCATCCACAAGTACACACTGGAGCTATGGGCCTGCTGATTCCAAAACCTGATATACAGATACTGTTTTGTCAAGGGTGGGGATTGTTATTACTGCACTATGGCAATTGGCAAGTACTTAAAATATTGTACAAATGGAGCAAGGCAACAAGAAGCACACAAATGAGTGGACAGTTTGGACATGAGAAATGAACCCAGGGCAGCTCAAGACTTGGTTCTCagaaagaagaagatgatgTCATCATTGACCCTGGGTCAAAACATGATTGAACCCAGAAGCTGGGAATGTGAAGTAACCACTCTGCCTGCTCTTAAAAGACGCAGGCTGGCTTTGGTTAAAAGCTAAGTGGAGGGAGTGAGACTGTGACTGAGAACGCTTCTTACCAAAGCAGCAGAGCAATACTTACTGGCTGGCCATGTTCATATTATAATTACTCTTAAAAACTATAGTGTAGAAAATCTTCATGCTTCTTTACCTTCTCTTGTGGGAGAACCGTTGTTGAGGTCATGTAGAAATCTTTCACGGTGGTTTGCTAAACCCTTACCCAAAACCTTAAACCTCTGTGTCACATCGCATTTTCATCACAGCAAGCTGATTAATGCCTTTTTATGAAAGCACAATGGTAGACTATAGTGGAAGGGAAGAGAAATTAAgacacttctttcttttttcatgttaGCATGGCAATTTATAAACACCACATATTTCATGCCAAAGCATCCGGAATGGATTCTGAGGTATATTCTtagattacaaaaaaattagaaatggtAGCTAACATTACTCCATTACCCCATCTTAAACCCTCTGGGAATTTTGTTTAAGATTGCAGGAACTGCACTTGCTCCAAAGAGATGAACTTGTGACTATGATGGATCAGCTTGTGCTTGAAAACCAAAATACTCCATAAATCAGTGCCTAAATGTTCAGGATGTTTAACTTACTGTGCAAAAACTGTGATCAACAACTGTAGACTGGAAGTTCTTTAGGATAAAAACTAAccaaaaatacatataatactGCTCTGCCTGAACCACtatcaagaaaaaaatcatactgaTATTAGTGATTCCATTTCTAAACTTACAGAGACTATTCTGCCACACTCTAGTCCAGTGTCAATATGATGGACAAGCATGTGAGATACGTGAAGAAGGAAGGCTACTACAGCATGTTTTGCAAGCCACTCTGGAGGGGAGCATGTTAGTCCCACAGAAAACAGCACTAATCTCCTGACCAAACTCAGATCACGCTCTGGTTCACTTTAAACAAGCTAGTTATGCTTCTCCCTGGGAAACAGACCCGGGCTCTTCCTGTTCCTGGAGCCAACAAGGATTGAGTTGGACAAGTCTTTCATTCGGTAATAGGAAACCATGGTCTACCACATCACTAAGGATAGCTGCACATCCCCCAAACTTATTGACACAGTTGTATGCATGTATGGTAGGACTGATATGCAGTAATAGTCTTGTCACTACTTCACCTAAGTTTCTAAATCACCCAATAAACTCAAGGTGTTACAATACTGCCTCACCAAAAGCAATTGTCTTTATGATAATTTTCCCCAGAAAGTAAAAACACTCGGGCAGTATGTGGTCTACTGGACAGACTAAATTAAtcacaatatatacatatacaaaagAAGGCTTAACCCTGTGGCTGCAATAGTGGAAAAGAACTATTCCAGGAAGAAAGCTGGTAGGAATATTCTCTGTATGAGTCATTACTTTCCCTTTTAGCTTCACTGAAACTATGGAAAGTGAAGCTAACCTATCAGCATCCAACTGAGTGTGGAAATAGTGTGCTTTTCTTTTACGtgcatcttacacacacactacagaactgttaatataatatataatataataactgtgaatatatttcacattttaaatatctgtgttattatctttttttaaatatagttctCAGTTATCTTACAACGATAAGCAAAAAGCAATGATCACAGAAGCCCAAACAGAAAGgcagagatagaaagagagctGGGAGAAACCGTGCTTTTAATCAAACACTGTGGAGAGACACGCACCAGCACAGCATGATCAATCTGCTCACTGGAAAACAGCCAGACAATCCAAAGCTACAAGTCTGATttataaaaaggagaaaatacaGCACAACAGAACAGTgtacatcatttaaaataacGTAACCtgaaaataacataataatgaaaatgcaaaatggaaatgtgaatgaaattaataaatgatctAATGAATCTAATTAAATCAACAAGCTAGTGTTTGTTGATATAAAGATGATTCACATTATTATATAGTTTGGaattaaatgctaaaataaactTGTGGCATAAATTATCAAAAGTGATGCCCACTCTTTTTAATGCTAATAAGAAGGGGGACATGGTGGCTTAGCAGTTGGCGCTGTTGCCTCGCGCtgccagggttgggggttcaaatcccgccTCCGCTCCATGTGCGGAGAGCttgcatattctccctgtgctttgggggtttcctctgggtactctggtttcctctcccagtccagAGACATGCATTGtatgctgattggcatttccaaattataGTGTGAGAATGAGTGTCTGAGTGTGcccgattgtgccctgtgatgggttggcactctGATCAGGGTGCCCCGAGTcgcctgggataggctccaggctcccctgcagtatggaaaatggatggatggttttgTACACCAGAGAGCCCTAAACATCCTAGGTGAATATTTTGgtgtttattaaatgtttgaaatgctTAAGTATTTGTATATCACTGCACTAAAAGTGTGCTCTCCACAATACTATACAATGTGGTCCCcttatttttaatctatttttgaTCCCCTTATTTATGCTAAATGATTCCTTTTCTGAGATCATATAAACTGAGCAGTAACTCTTAGATGTGAAAGTAAAAGGGATGACAAAATGCAGACAAGATCAGGAGATTGTCTGCCTCCCTTGTTGTTTTTCTGAAGTACTAGAGACGTTATCactgaaatacagaaagaaaagtGTATTCAAGAGACTGTGCATGTGCGCTtgccattgcctctggctttgGCTTTCACTCTATCAGATAAGGCAAAacaggagaaacagagaggaaaGTGAGGGAGAGAATGACTCTTATCAGAGGAAGTGAGGAGGCAACTGTGCAGAAAAGGCAGATAGCCTAAAATTTAAACATTCACACTAGTCTATTTAAACATCACTTCTACCAAAGCACTGTGaggaaacagacagaaagctcttttgttttaataaagtaGTCAGAGAGTAAACTCCAGGCCATGGAATTTGTGCTGTCCTTGGATCATACTTGCGAGGCCACATCATGGCCATGCATGGAAACAAAGCCGCCTGGTCCTTGTTGTTTACTCTTCAAAATCCACACAGAGTTTGGGTTTGAACAGTGTTAGTAAACAATTTCTTCGACTTTGACCTATAGCTGACGTCTTccacatttttctttcacacaAGGACATCAACAACCTGTTTGCTAAACCCCTCTTCACAGAGGTGTACAGAATTTAACTAAATTTCCCCTTCTATCTAAAGTGTAAATAGTTTAAAGTATAAAGGAGAAAATAGTACGTTTACAGACTACGTTTAAAATattgctgaaagaaaaaaaaatacaaaagacacTGAAAGTAGGCAATATGGACATCACTTGAAAATGTGTCCTCTAGTATAACTGATGAATTGATGTCACTACATCTCCCCTCAATTCCAATGACTTATTACTACTATTAGTACTAATCTAACTTGAGAGGCACTTGAC contains:
- the fhl3a gene encoding four and a half LIM domains protein 3, translating into MSERFDCDNCKESLYGRKYIQAEENPYCIPCYDSLFANTCDECKELIGHDARELFYEDRHYHEHCFRCFRCDRSLADEPFTSQDDALLCNDCYCNEFSSKCVACDKTVMPGTRKLEYAGNTWHEGCFICSSCKQPIGSKSFIPDKDDHYCVPCYENKFAPRCTRCKQVLAKGGVTYRDEPWHKECFLCAGCKVQLAGQHFTSRDDRPYCLKCFGNLYAKKCEACSKPITGFGGGKYISFEERQWHQSCFTCTRCSVSLVGAGFFPERDEILCRECNSNL